The DNA window CCAGGCCGGCCCGCACCTCGGCGGCGCAGTAACGCAACGTCAGCCCGCAGCGGCGACGGTCGGAATCGTTCGCCTGGCTGCCATGCACCAGCAGGTCGTTGTGCAGCGAGATCTGCCCTGCCGGCAGCTCGACATCGATCGGGTCGCCATAGCGGTCGCCGACGTCGATCGCCTGGTTGAGCACGTTGCTCTGGTTCGAGCTTTCGCGGAACGGCAACACGCCCTGGTGATGGGAGCCGGCCAGGAACTGCATGCACGCGTTCTCCCGATCAGCGTCGTCGATCGCCAGCCAGACGGTCACGGTCCGCGTATGCGAAAACGGCCAGTAGGTGGCGTCCTGGTGCCAGTCGACCTGCTTGCCGTCGTGCGGCATTTTGCAGAAAAAGTGCGACCCCCAGCCGATCACATGCTCGCCCAGCAGGTCCTGCACATACGCGACAATCCGCGGATGGCCCAGCAGGTCATAAACCCGGCCATGCTTGAGATGGGCCGTACTGATCGAATAACTGTCCCCGCCCGCGGCCAGCACGTCCGCCAGCAGCTGGTCGAAGTAGGCCCGCAGATCGAGCATTTCCTCAGGTGAAAAGATCGTGAGACCTTTCACGTACCCCTGCTCGTTATAGTGGGCCACCTGCTTGCGGGTGAGGGTCGTCGGCGCCGTGGGGTCTGCCGGGATAAAGCAGAACTCCCGCGGCGTTTGCGACAACTGGTCGATCTCCGGCGTCATTGAAAACTGCGGTTGCCGATCCATGTGCGATCTCCCTGGGCTGCTTTGTCCCGGCCGCTTCTTCCTGACAGACCCGTCTTACAGCACCGCGGCGATGGCGTCGCAGAGCGTGGGCAGGTTCTTTTCCGTCATGCCGGCCACATTGATGCGGCCGCTGCCGACGATGTAAATCGAATAACGCTTCCGCAGCTCGTCCACCTGTAACGGGGTCAGGCCCGAGAAGGAGAACATGCCGCGCTGGCGGTCGATAAAGGAGAAGTCCTGGTCCCCTTTCCGTTCTTTCATGGCGGCGACGAACTGGCTGCGCATCTGTTTGATGCGGCCCCGCATTTCATCGACTTCCTGCTCCCACAGCTGGCGCAGTTCCGCGCATCCCAGAATCTCGGCGACGATCGAGGCGCCATGGCGGGGCGGGTTAGAATAGTTCGACCGCACCCGGGCCTTCATGTGGCTGAGCACCGCCTGGGCCGAGTTGGTGTCGGAAGCAACGACCGTCAGGGCGCCGACCCGTTCGCCGTACAGGCTGAAGTTTTTGGAGAACGAACTGCAGACCAGCAGCTCGGCGTTGGGCCGGGCCAGTTCCAGCAAGCCGGCGGCGTCGCTCGTCAGACCGTCGCCGAATCCCTGGTAGGCGAAGTCGACCAGCGGGAGCAGCCCTTTTTCCTGGACCAGGTCGCCAATCTTCGCCCACTGTTCCGGCGTGGGGTCGACGCCGGTCGGGTTATGGCAGCAAGCGTGCAGGCAGATGACGTCGCCGACCTTCGCTTCGCTCAGATCACGCAGCATCCCTTCAAAGTCGAGCCCGATCCCTTCGGCGTTGAGATAGCTGTACTGCTTGACCTCCAGGCCGGCCGCCTTGAAAATGTTCGGGTGGTTGGCCCAGGTCGGCTTGCTGCACCAGATCCGGGCGTCCGGGTAACTCTCCACCACAAAGTCGGCCGCAACGCGGAGGGCGCCGGTTCCGCCGGGGGTCTGCACAGTGGCGGCCCGGGCGGCGGTGAGGATTTCGTGATCGGCCCCAAACAGCAGTTCGCGAACCCGAGCCGCGTAAGCCGGCAGGCCGTCGATGCCCAGGTATCCCTTGGAAGTTTCGCTATCAATCAGCCGGCGTTCGGCCTGTTTAACCGAGTCCAGGATGGGCGTAACGCCCTGGCCGTTCTGGTAAACGCCGACGCTAAGATTGATTTTGGCGGGGTTGGAGTCGGCCTTGAAAGCTTCGGTCAGACCCAGAATGGCGTCGGGGGGCGCCATTTGCAATGTTTCAAACATGGTTCGTTCGCCTGCAACAGTGTTCGCGAAAAAAGCGGGTGGGATATCATCGAGAATCGCCGCGAAATGCGTTTATAATGTTACCCAGGCCGCGTCCTGGCAGATAGCCCCACCCCCCCGAGCAGGCGACTTTGTGGGGGCAGCGATTGAACTGCGGGAAAGGTTGTTGCGAGTACTATGAAATTCGGACCCTACTCAGAAGAGGTGGAGCAGGTCGTTGACTTCGCGAAAGGCAGCGACCTGTTTGCAGCAACCCCTAATCCTTCAGCCTTTGGAGACGCGCTGATAGTACGTGACTTTGCTCAAGCTAAATCGCTCGCTTGGGAACACGTCTACGGTAACGACGAGCTTCTTTGGTCAGATATCCGCGAGAGGGAAATGTCCGAAGTGAGGGCAATCGCACACACGATTGCCGACTTTTCAGCTTACCGCGATAACCTGTTCCCGTTGCTTCAAAAGTTGACCTTGTGCATAAAACGGAAGCTTGATGGAAACAAGACAGAGCTTCTCGACGACATCGCAGGCGATCTCTACAATTGTGCGTTCAACCGATGTGTCCGAGGATCAGGCGGATCTTGCTTTTTTGAAAGCATCTTCGTCGTCTACCGCGCTGGCGGGTGGCCGTGCGGCTGGGACGGCGACTACCCTCACGGCCGATTAGCAGTCTTTCTACCTGATTCAGAATGATGCACGAATCCCTGGTCAGGCGTAGTCCAATTGAGGCCGGTTGCAGGGGGCCAATCCTTGACGACCCCACGCTGGCAACGTTTGGGCGGGGGCGGAAAGGGGGCCACCCTTTTTCTACCCCTTGGCAAGCGAAAGCAAGTCAGTTGCAGTGCAGCTCTTGGCGATGTCGTGGCGAGGTTCTTCCGGTAGGGCGGGTGGAGCGTGGGCGGCTGATGGCTTGCGGACGGCGGCGTTGACGTAGTTGCGCTCGCCGGATTCGGCGCAGTAATACGCTGCGGAATTGGCGGCCGCCTTCGGTCTTGTTGGCGAAGACGGAAGCGGAAATGTTGCCCAGGCGGATTACCGTCTCGGGAGAGTTCTTGTCGTCGGTTGTCATGCGAAAAGATTAGCGCAGCCGGAAGCACTGCGCAAGTGTTTTTGCAATGACTTGAAGGAGCCGGCGGATGGCTAACCGGCGAAACATTCGCGGCTGGTTTGCACGCCCGCCAGCCAACGTTTCCCTTGGCAGTGTCAGGAGCAATGGCAAGAAGCTGGGCCTCGACGTCGAGAAAGTCTTTACCCGAGACTAATTCTCCGAAAATATAAGGTAAAATGAAGGGGTTCCGTCGATGAAAAACTACCCAGCAAGGACGGCAGCGGCCTGGGGAGATAGCACCAAGTGAGAATCAGAGTGCTTTGATCGCACCTGTAAATCCCGTGGGCCTTGATGCTCGGAAAACTGATGGAGGGTATTTCGCGGTTTTTATCGACCTGATAAGGAGTTGCGTTATCCTTTGGGTATGTTGGAATGGAATACTCCTGGCTGCCAAACGCC is part of the Lignipirellula cremea genome and encodes:
- a CDS encoding phytanoyl-CoA dioxygenase family protein yields the protein MDRQPQFSMTPEIDQLSQTPREFCFIPADPTAPTTLTRKQVAHYNEQGYVKGLTIFSPEEMLDLRAYFDQLLADVLAAGGDSYSISTAHLKHGRVYDLLGHPRIVAYVQDLLGEHVIGWGSHFFCKMPHDGKQVDWHQDATYWPFSHTRTVTVWLAIDDADRENACMQFLAGSHHQGVLPFRESSNQSNVLNQAIDVGDRYGDPIDVELPAGQISLHNDLLVHGSQANDSDRRRCGLTLRYCAAEVRAGLDWNQKGIVVAGADPSGHWANPPRPASD
- a CDS encoding amino acid aminotransferase codes for the protein MFETLQMAPPDAILGLTEAFKADSNPAKINLSVGVYQNGQGVTPILDSVKQAERRLIDSETSKGYLGIDGLPAYAARVRELLFGADHEILTAARAATVQTPGGTGALRVAADFVVESYPDARIWCSKPTWANHPNIFKAAGLEVKQYSYLNAEGIGLDFEGMLRDLSEAKVGDVICLHACCHNPTGVDPTPEQWAKIGDLVQEKGLLPLVDFAYQGFGDGLTSDAAGLLELARPNAELLVCSSFSKNFSLYGERVGALTVVASDTNSAQAVLSHMKARVRSNYSNPPRHGASIVAEILGCAELRQLWEQEVDEMRGRIKQMRSQFVAAMKERKGDQDFSFIDRQRGMFSFSGLTPLQVDELRKRYSIYIVGSGRINVAGMTEKNLPTLCDAIAAVL